From Anopheles darlingi chromosome 2, idAnoDarlMG_H_01, whole genome shotgun sequence, the proteins below share one genomic window:
- the LOC125959042 gene encoding prolactin regulatory element-binding protein produces MATTRKPTDGLLARVNFPLYSIGMLTSRHVLVAGGGGASKTGVANGFEIYEIYHDGEKYVADEVLRHETGPTVVMNCAVKTDEKRTLLMAGQESHCQMYLVNTIIDYGEQTGSSPTPGKPELSTEGLRKRRSISQQRSNQQPTEEGEKVGPKAPTEESGVPRKQIRFDIKTADSVQTDFTESEALQRVVRISPNGRFMATGGMDGHLRVWSFPKLTCTSDIGAHTKEIDDLDFSPDSKHIVSIAKDGLGIIWSVGSEKEVRKLTWTPPANCRYLLKRCRYGVIEGQKDRCRLFTLANPFAKSGKAKGLLQQWDPEAGRLTGVVEIDESLAALAVRDDGRFVAIGTMFSGSVSIYIAFSLQRVLHIPNAHAMFVTGLEFLPVTNFDGPSITGDTEAAVLSISVDNRVCIHSLPYRHSLPAWVAIFAIIMILFLTFCFCSYVGL; encoded by the exons atggccaccaccaggaagCCCACCGATGGTCTGCTGGCCCGAGTCAACTTCCCGCTGTACTCGATCGGCATGCTCACCAGCCGCCACGTTCTCGTTGCGGGAGGTGGCGGAGCCTCGAAAACGGGAGTCGCAAACGGATTT gaaatttatgaaatctACCACGATGGCGAGAAGTACGTGGCTGATGAGGTTCTGCGGCACGAAACGGGACCCACGGTTGTGATGAACTGTGCTGTGAAAACGGACGAAAAACGCACTTTACTGATGGCCGGTCAGGAAAGTCATTGCCAGATGTATCTCGTTAACACGATCATCGATTATGGCGAGCAGACGGGTTCATCCCCGACTCCAGGCAAGCCCGAATTGTCCACTGAAGGACTACGCAAGAGACGCAGCATCTCTCAGCAACGCTCGAACCAACAGCCAAcagaggaaggagagaaagtGGGCCCAAAAGCGCCAACGGAAGAAAGCGGAGTTCCTCGCAAACAAATTCGTTTCGATATCAAAACGGCCGACTCGGTACAGACGGATTTCACCGAATCGGAGGCACTGCAGCGCGTGGTTCGCATCAGTCCAAACGGACGATTCATGGCGACGGGTGGCATGGATGGTCACTTACGTGTTTGGAGCTTTCCGAAACTAACGTGCACCTCCGATATCGGCGCACACACGAAGGAAATCGACGATCTGGACTTCAGCCCGGACAGCAAGCATATCGTTTCGATTGCGAAGGATGGCCTCGGTATCATCTGGTCAGTTGGCAGCGAGAAGGAAGTACGAAAGCTTACCTGGACCCCGCCGGCCAACTGCCGTTACCTGTTGAAACGTTGCCGCTATGGCGTGATCGAGGGTCAGAAGGATCGATGCCGGTTATTCACACTGGCCAACCCGTTTGCTAAGTCCGGCAAGGCCAAAGGATTGCTGCAACAGTGGGATCCGGAGGCCGGCCGGTTAACGGGTGTCGTCGAGATTGACGAATCCCTTGCTGCACTGGCCGTGCGAGACGATGGGCGCTTCGTAGCGATCGGCACCATGTTCAgtggttcggtttcgatcTACATTGCCTTCAGCCTACAGCGAGTGTTACACATTCCGAATGCTCATGCGATGTTCGTTACTGGACTTGAGTTCCTACCGGTGACCAACTTCGATGGACCATCGATCACCGGTGACACGGAAGCGGCCGTACTGTCGATCTCCGTTGACAATCGCGTTTGCATACACAGCCTACCTTATCGAC ATTCACTGCCTGCATGGGTCGCGATCTTCGCTATCATCATGATCCTCTTTCTGacattctgcttctgctcgtaTGTGGGACTGTAA
- the LOC125959052 gene encoding proteasome subunit beta type-6 has protein sequence MDSDCSNDWRNAHHSTGTTIMAVEFDGGVVIGADSRTSTGTYVANRVTDKLTKLTDKIYCCRSGSAADTQAIADIVAYSLDYYENQTGEEPLVEDAANEFRKYCYEYRSSLVAGIIVAGWDRKHGGQVYSIPLGGMQIRQSVTIGGSGSSYIYGFVKENYREGMPRDECVEFVKKAVFHAMYHDGSSGGVCRIGIITKDGVERQVFFAPRDYENVPPRAAVGPSVSVQA, from the exons ATGGACTCAGATTGTTCAAATGACTGGCGTAATGCCCATCACAGCACCGGT ACCACAATCATGGCTGTGGAGTTCGATGGAGGCGTCGTGATTGGAGCTGACTCGCGTACCAGCACGGGCACTTATGTGGCTAACCGTGTAACGGATAAGCTGACCAAGCTGACGGACAAAATCTACTGCTGCCGTTCCGGATCGGCCGCCGATACGCAGGCAATCGCTGATATCGTCGCCTACTCGCTCGACTATTATGA AAATCAAACGGGAGAGGAACCGCTGGTAGAAGACGCCGCGAACGAATTCCGGAAGTACTGCTATGAGTACCGCAGTTCGCTGGTAGCCGGTATTATCGTGGCCGGTTGGGACCGGAAGCACGGTGGCCAGGTGTATTCGATTCCACTCGGAGGCATGCAGATTCGCCAGAGCGTCACGATTGGTGGTTCCGGCAGTTCATACATCTACGGTTTCGTGAAGGAGAACTACCGTGAGGGTATGCCGCGTGACGAGTGTGTCGAGTTCGTGAAGAAGGCGGTATTCCATGCTATGTACCACGATGGTAGCTCCGGTGGCGTCTGCCGTATTGGCATCATCACGAAGGATGGTGTCGAGCGCCAGGTGTTCTTTGCTCCCCGAGACTATGAGAATGTTCCGCCACGTGCTGCGGTCGGTCCGAGCGTCTCGGTACAAGCTTAA